A window of the Candidatus Paceibacterota bacterium genome harbors these coding sequences:
- a CDS encoding glycosyltransferase, with product MLSIIIPALNEEKYLPLLLRSIKEQNFSLDYELIVADAGSKDRTIEIAQSFGCSVIKGGLPAVGRNAGAKVAKGDLFLFLDADILLSEKFLENSISEFEKRKLGIASYCLVPRTKSLLFKIGFDIFYNKPIVIAQGFLANGAMGILVKREIFEKVGGFDESIKIAEDHYFTRKASKFGRFGIIKSAKIFITLRRFKQDGYLKTILKYFLCSLYALSGKAVRSDIFNYRFGHYSKKDK from the coding sequence ATGTTGTCCATTATTATTCCGGCTTTGAACGAAGAAAAATATCTGCCCTTGTTGTTGCGGTCGATTAAAGAGCAGAATTTTTCTTTAGACTATGAATTGATTGTGGCAGATGCTGGTTCAAAAGACAGAACGATTGAAATTGCTCAGTCTTTCGGCTGTAGTGTTATCAAGGGCGGGTTGCCGGCTGTCGGCAGAAATGCTGGGGCAAAAGTTGCCAAGGGAGACTTATTTTTGTTTTTAGACGCAGACATACTTTTATCGGAAAAGTTTCTGGAAAATTCTATCTCTGAATTTGAAAAAAGGAAATTAGGAATTGCTTCATATTGTTTGGTTCCACGGACAAAGAGTCTTCTTTTTAAAATAGGTTTTGATATTTTTTATAATAAGCCGATTGTCATTGCCCAGGGGTTTTTGGCCAATGGCGCCATGGGCATTTTGGTCAAAAGAGAAATCTTTGAGAAAGTGGGCGGGTTTGACGAAAGCATAAAGATTGCCGAAGACCATTATTTTACCAGAAAGGCCTCAAAATTCGGTAGGTTCGGCATAATTAAATCAGCCAAAATATTCATTACTTTGAGAAGGTTTAAACAGGACGGCTATCTGAAAACAATTTTAAAATACTTTCTTTGCAGCCTTTATGCGCTTTCCGGAAAAGCAGTCAGATCGGATATTTTCAATTATCGGTTCGGCCATTATTCAAAAAAAGATAAATAA